A single window of Sneathia sanguinegens DNA harbors:
- the rplR gene encoding 50S ribosomal protein L18, protein MYKKVDRKSLRAKKHQSIRNKVSGTESRPRLSVYRSLNNIFAQIIDDVKGVTLVSASTVEKDGKIENGSNVEAAKIIGERIAKKAIEKGIKAVVFDRSGYVYTGRIKALADAAREAGLEF, encoded by the coding sequence ATGTATAAAAAAGTAGATAGAAAAAGCTTAAGAGCAAAAAAACACCAAAGCATAAGAAATAAAGTTAGTGGAACAGAATCAAGACCTAGACTTTCAGTATACAGAAGTTTAAATAATATTTTTGCTCAAATAATTGACGATGTTAAAGGAGTTACTTTAGTATCTGCGTCAACAGTTGAAAAAGATGGAAAAATTGAAAATGGTTCAAATGTTGAAGCTGCAAAAATTATTGGTGAAAGAATTGCTAAAAAAGCAATAGAAAAAGGAATTAAAGCTGTAGTATTCGATAGAAGTGGTTATGTATATACAGGTAGAATTAAAGCATTAGCAGATGCCGCAAGAGAAGCAGGACTAGAATTCTAA
- the rplB gene encoding 50S ribosomal protein L2, whose protein sequence is MPIRKLRPVTSGTRHMSILVNTEIDKVRPEKSLVEPLKSAYGIDNYGHRTGRNREKGHKRLYRIIDWKRNKLGIPAKVATIEYDPNRTANIALLHYVDGEKRYILAPNGLHKGDMVLAGETADIKPGNALKLKNLPIGTQIHNIELLPGKGGQIARSAGTSARLVAKEGTYCHVELPSGELRLIHKECMATIGEVGNSEHSLVSLGKAGRNRHLGRKPHVRGSVMNPVDHPHGGGEGRSPIGRKTPVTPWGKPTLGKKTRGKKNSDKFIVRGRKK, encoded by the coding sequence ATGCCTATTAGAAAATTAAGACCAGTTACCAGTGGGACTCGGCATATGTCTATATTGGTAAATACTGAAATTGACAAGGTTAGACCTGAAAAATCTTTAGTAGAACCATTAAAGTCAGCATATGGAATTGACAATTACGGTCATAGAACAGGAAGAAATAGAGAAAAGGGACATAAGAGATTATACAGAATAATTGATTGGAAAAGAAATAAGTTAGGTATTCCTGCTAAGGTTGCTACTATAGAATATGATCCAAATAGAACAGCAAATATAGCACTTTTACACTATGTTGATGGTGAAAAAAGATATATATTAGCTCCTAATGGATTACACAAAGGAGATATGGTTTTAGCTGGTGAAACAGCAGATATTAAACCAGGGAATGCTTTAAAATTAAAGAATTTACCTATAGGTACTCAAATTCATAATATTGAATTATTACCAGGTAAAGGTGGACAAATAGCTAGATCTGCAGGAACATCTGCAAGATTAGTTGCAAAAGAAGGAACATATTGCCACGTTGAATTACCATCAGGAGAATTAAGATTAATTCATAAAGAATGTATGGCAACTATAGGAGAAGTTGGTAATTCAGAACATTCATTAGTTTCATTAGGTAAAGCTGGAAGAAATAGACACTTAGGAAGAAAACCTCATGTTAGAGGATCAGTAATGAACCCAGTAGATCACCCACATGGTGGTGGAGAAGGTAGATCACCAATTGGTAGAAAAACACCAGTTACACCTTGGGGTAAACCTACTCTTGGAAAGAAAACTAGAGGTAAGAAGAATAGCGATAAGTTCATAGTAAGAGGAAGAAAGAAATAA
- the rpmD gene encoding 50S ribosomal protein L30, whose amino-acid sequence MTKVRITLVKGINRRKPNHIKTVKALGLSKINQSVEHNLTDDIKGKIKLISYLLKVEEV is encoded by the coding sequence ATGACTAAGGTAAGAATAACACTTGTAAAAGGAATTAATAGAAGAAAACCTAATCATATTAAAACTGTAAAAGCACTTGGTTTATCAAAAATAAACCAAAGTGTTGAACACAATTTAACAGACGATATTAAAGGTAAGATTAAATTAATTTCTTATTTACTTAAAGTAGAGGAGGTTTAA
- the rplP gene encoding 50S ribosomal protein L16, with protein sequence MLIPKRTKYRKQFRGKIGGVATKGNTVAFGEFGLAAKEFGWITSRQIEACRITINRTFKREGKIWIRIFPDKPYTKRPEGTRMGKGKGNTEGWVAVVKTGKILFEVGGVKEETAKEALRKAGHKLPIKVKFVRKEVGGEN encoded by the coding sequence ATGTTAATACCTAAGAGAACAAAATATAGAAAGCAATTCAGAGGAAAAATTGGTGGAGTTGCAACAAAAGGAAACACAGTTGCCTTCGGTGAATTTGGATTAGCTGCTAAAGAATTTGGATGGATTACTTCAAGACAAATTGAAGCATGTCGTATTACAATAAATAGAACATTTAAAAGAGAAGGTAAAATTTGGATAAGAATATTCCCTGACAAGCCTTATACTAAAAGACCAGAAGGAACAAGAATGGGTAAAGGTAAAGGTAATACAGAAGGATGGGTAGCAGTAGTTAAAACCGGTAAAATCCTATTCGAAGTTGGAGGAGTTAAAGAAGAAACAGCAAAAGAAGCTTTAAGAAAAGCAGGACATAAATTACCTATAAAAGTTAAATTCGTTAGAAAAGAAGTAGGTGGTGAAAACTAA
- the rpsS gene encoding 30S ribosomal protein S19 → MARSLRKGPFVDSYLMKKVEKMGEKKQVIKTWSRRSTIFPEFIGHTFAVYNGKKHIPVYITDEMIGHKLGEFAPTRTFYGHGKDKKDVKKK, encoded by the coding sequence ATGGCTCGTTCATTAAGAAAAGGACCTTTTGTAGATTCATATTTAATGAAAAAGGTTGAAAAAATGGGAGAAAAGAAACAAGTTATAAAGACATGGTCAAGAAGATCAACAATATTCCCTGAATTTATTGGACATACTTTTGCAGTATACAATGGAAAGAAGCATATACCTGTATATATTACAGATGAAATGATAGGGCACAAATTAGGAGAATTTGCACCTACAAGAACTTTCTATGGACATGGAAAAGATAAAAAAGATGTTAAGAAAAAATAA
- the rpmC gene encoding 50S ribosomal protein L29, producing the protein MTAKEIRELSVEQLETKVKELKLELFNLKLQKTLGQLQDTAKIRTVKRDIAKMKTILTEKK; encoded by the coding sequence ATGACAGCTAAAGAAATAAGAGAATTATCAGTTGAACAATTAGAAACAAAAGTAAAAGAATTAAAGCTTGAATTATTTAATTTGAAACTGCAAAAAACATTAGGACAATTGCAAGATACAGCTAAAATAAGAACAGTTAAGAGAGATATTGCTAAGATGAAAACTATCTTAACTGAAAAGAAATAG
- the rpsJ gene encoding 30S ribosomal protein S10, whose amino-acid sequence MLENKLRIHLQSYDHKLLDQSSKKIAEVVKKSGSEIVGPMPLPTKVKKYTVLRSVHVNKDSREQFEMRIHRRFIEVKNSNQQVMDSLSSLTLPSGVGIEIK is encoded by the coding sequence ATTTTGGAAAATAAATTAAGAATACATCTTCAATCATATGACCATAAATTGTTAGATCAATCTTCAAAAAAAATAGCTGAAGTTGTAAAAAAATCAGGATCTGAAATAGTTGGACCTATGCCTTTACCAACTAAGGTTAAAAAATATACTGTACTAAGATCAGTACATGTAAATAAAGATTCAAGAGAACAATTTGAAATGAGAATACATAGAAGATTTATTGAAGTTAAAAATTCAAATCAACAAGTGATGGATTCATTAAGTTCATTAACTTTACCATCAGGTGTTGGAATAGAAATTAAGTAA
- the rpsE gene encoding 30S ribosomal protein S5, protein MAKEVKTNEYKESLLRISRVSKTVKGGRRISFSVLAAVGDGQGKVGIGLGKANGVPDAIKKALASAKKNMIKVSLKGGTIPHEQIGKFNATTVLLKPATQGTGVIAGSATRELLELVGITDVLTKIRGARNKDNIARATLDGLKKLRSLDEIARLRGKTIEEIIR, encoded by the coding sequence TTGGCAAAAGAAGTTAAGACTAATGAATACAAGGAAAGTCTTTTAAGAATAAGCAGAGTTTCAAAAACTGTTAAAGGAGGAAGAAGAATTTCATTCTCAGTTTTAGCAGCAGTTGGAGATGGTCAAGGGAAAGTTGGTATAGGTTTAGGAAAAGCTAATGGTGTACCTGATGCTATTAAAAAAGCTCTTGCATCTGCAAAGAAAAATATGATAAAAGTTTCATTGAAAGGTGGTACTATACCACATGAACAAATTGGAAAATTCAATGCAACAACAGTCTTATTAAAACCAGCTACACAAGGGACTGGAGTTATTGCAGGGTCTGCAACAAGAGAACTTCTTGAATTAGTAGGTATTACAGATGTACTAACTAAGATAAGAGGAGCAAGAAACAAAGATAATATTGCAAGAGCTACATTAGATGGTTTAAAGAAATTAAGATCATTGGATGAAATTGCAAGATTAAGAGGAAAAACAATAGAAGAAATTATTAGATAG
- the rplN gene encoding 50S ribosomal protein L14, giving the protein MVQQQTILNVADNTGAKKIMVIRVLGGSKRRFGRIGDIVVASVKEAIPNGSVKKGDVVKAVIVRTRKEVKRQDGSYIKFDDNAAVILTASLEIKGTRIFGPVARELRAKNFMKIVSLAPEVL; this is encoded by the coding sequence GTGGTTCAACAACAAACAATACTAAACGTTGCAGATAATACTGGTGCTAAGAAAATTATGGTTATTAGAGTTCTAGGTGGATCAAAAAGAAGATTCGGAAGAATTGGAGATATAGTAGTTGCATCAGTTAAAGAAGCTATCCCTAATGGAAGTGTAAAAAAAGGTGATGTAGTAAAAGCTGTTATCGTTAGAACAAGAAAAGAAGTTAAAAGACAAGATGGGTCATATATAAAATTTGATGATAATGCTGCTGTAATTTTAACAGCTTCATTAGAAATTAAAGGAACTAGAATATTTGGACCTGTAGCAAGAGAACTAAGAGCTAAGAATTTCATGAAGATAGTTTCATTAGCTCCAGAAGTACTTTAA
- the rplC gene encoding 50S ribosomal protein L3 produces MILGKKVGMTQIFEDKKLVPVTVIEVGSNFVVQIKTNEKEGYNAIALGFDEKREKLVKKPEMGVFKKAGITPKKFVKEFRVDSVEGYELGKELTIASLEGIEYVDIQGVSKGKGTAGVMKRHNFGGNRATHGVSRNHRLGGSNAGGAASNSNVPKGKRMAGRLGNENVTVQNLKVVGIDAENGILLVKGAVPGAKKGYLVIKKAIKK; encoded by the coding sequence ATGATATTAGGAAAAAAAGTAGGTATGACACAAATATTTGAAGACAAAAAATTAGTACCAGTTACAGTTATAGAAGTAGGTTCAAATTTTGTCGTTCAAATAAAAACAAATGAAAAAGAAGGATATAATGCAATAGCATTAGGCTTCGATGAAAAAAGAGAAAAATTAGTTAAAAAACCTGAAATGGGTGTTTTCAAAAAAGCAGGAATTACTCCTAAAAAATTTGTAAAAGAATTTCGTGTTGATTCAGTCGAAGGATATGAATTAGGTAAGGAATTAACAATTGCTTCATTAGAAGGTATAGAATATGTTGATATCCAAGGTGTATCAAAAGGTAAAGGAACTGCTGGGGTTATGAAGAGACATAATTTCGGTGGTAATAGAGCTACACATGGGGTTTCAAGAAACCACAGACTTGGAGGTTCAAATGCTGGGGGTGCAGCATCAAATAGTAATGTACCAAAAGGTAAGAGAATGGCTGGAAGATTAGGTAATGAAAATGTTACAGTACAAAATCTAAAAGTTGTTGGAATAGATGCAGAAAATGGTATACTTTTAGTTAAAGGTGCAGTACCAGGAGCAAAAAAAGGATATCTTGTAATTAAAAAAGCAATAAAAAAATAG
- the rpsC gene encoding 30S ribosomal protein S3 has product MGQKVDPRGLRVGIIKTWNSKWFAKGDDYLNNFHEDLKIKEYIKKNYYQAGISRIFIERNSLTELTVIVETAKAGILIGRKGQEIEALKAKLEKMTGKKVNTKAAEIKNPNRDAQLVAESIATSIEKRVAYKRAVQQAVQRAEKSGVKGIKVMVSGRLNGAEIARSEWTLSGRVPLHTLRADIDYAVATANTTYGALGIKVWIFNGEVLPTTKEGGNE; this is encoded by the coding sequence GTGGGACAAAAAGTAGATCCTAGAGGACTAAGAGTTGGAATTATCAAAACATGGAATTCTAAATGGTTTGCAAAGGGTGATGATTACTTAAATAATTTTCATGAAGATTTAAAAATAAAAGAATATATAAAGAAGAATTACTACCAAGCTGGAATTTCAAGAATATTTATAGAAAGAAATTCATTAACAGAATTAACAGTAATTGTTGAAACTGCAAAAGCTGGTATCCTTATAGGAAGAAAAGGGCAAGAAATAGAAGCATTGAAAGCTAAATTAGAAAAAATGACTGGTAAAAAGGTTAATACTAAAGCAGCTGAAATTAAAAACCCTAATAGAGATGCTCAATTAGTTGCAGAATCAATTGCAACTTCAATTGAAAAGCGTGTGGCTTATAAAAGAGCTGTGCAACAAGCAGTACAAAGAGCTGAAAAATCAGGTGTAAAGGGTATAAAAGTAATGGTTTCAGGTAGATTAAATGGTGCTGAAATTGCAAGAAGTGAATGGACATTATCTGGAAGAGTACCTTTACATACATTAAGAGCAGATATAGATTATGCTGTAGCAACAGCAAATACTACATATGGAGCCTTAGGTATCAAGGTATGGATATTTAATGGTGAAGTACTTCCAACAACAAAGGAAGGAGGAAACGAATAA
- the rplF gene encoding 50S ribosomal protein L6: protein MSRIGNKPIILPKGVEVTKEGNVYTVKGPKGTLKREFSDLIKINLLENEITFERPNDEPKTRALHGTTRANLHNMVVGVHDGFQKKLELVGVGYRVQANGKGLVLALGYSHPVEIAPIEGIHFVVEGNTKITVEGIDRQLVGQIAANIRAKRPPEPYKGKGVKYVDEIIKRKEGKKG, encoded by the coding sequence ATGTCAAGAATAGGAAATAAACCTATTATATTACCAAAGGGTGTAGAAGTTACTAAAGAAGGTAATGTATATACTGTTAAGGGACCAAAAGGAACATTAAAAAGAGAATTTTCTGATTTAATAAAAATTAATTTATTAGAAAATGAAATTACATTTGAAAGACCAAATGATGAACCAAAAACTAGAGCCTTACATGGAACTACAAGAGCAAACTTACATAATATGGTTGTTGGAGTACATGATGGTTTCCAAAAGAAATTGGAATTAGTTGGGGTTGGATATAGAGTACAAGCTAATGGTAAAGGTTTAGTATTAGCATTAGGATATTCACATCCAGTTGAAATAGCTCCAATTGAAGGAATACATTTTGTTGTTGAAGGAAATACTAAGATAACTGTTGAAGGTATTGACAGACAATTAGTAGGTCAAATAGCAGCAAATATTAGAGCAAAGAGACCACCAGAACCTTATAAAGGAAAAGGTGTTAAGTATGTTGATGAAATAATCAAGAGAAAAGAAGGTAAGAAAGGATAG
- the rpsQ gene encoding 30S ribosomal protein S17: MERNERKVREGVVVSDKMDKTVVVVEETMKLHKLYKKRVKFSKRYKAHDELNECKVGDKVRIMETRPLSKDKHWRVVEIIEKAK, from the coding sequence GTGGAAAGAAACGAAAGAAAAGTTAGAGAAGGTGTAGTTGTTTCTGATAAAATGGATAAAACTGTTGTAGTAGTTGAAGAAACAATGAAACTGCATAAATTATATAAAAAGAGAGTAAAATTTTCTAAAAGATATAAAGCACATGATGAATTAAATGAGTGCAAGGTTGGAGATAAAGTTAGAATTATGGAAACTAGACCTTTAAGTAAAGATAAACATTGGAGAGTAGTTGAAATAATCGAAAAAGCTAAGTAG
- the rplX gene encoding 50S ribosomal protein L24, whose amino-acid sequence MIKSKIKSVPNKLHVKTGDTVVVISGRSNKELRSEKSGQMGDKGKVGKVLKVFPKTGKIIVEGVNIKKKHIKPNQQNAQGKIVEMEMPIFSSKVMLWDDEAKKGTRIRHKIVDGKKVRISVVSGKEI is encoded by the coding sequence GTGATCAAAAGTAAAATAAAGTCAGTTCCTAATAAATTACATGTTAAAACAGGTGATACTGTTGTTGTAATTAGTGGAAGATCAAATAAAGAACTAAGAAGTGAAAAATCTGGTCAAATGGGAGATAAAGGAAAAGTAGGTAAAGTACTAAAAGTTTTCCCTAAAACAGGTAAAATAATTGTTGAAGGAGTTAATATTAAGAAAAAACATATTAAACCTAATCAACAAAATGCACAAGGTAAAATAGTAGAAATGGAAATGCCAATTTTCTCTTCTAAGGTTATGTTGTGGGATGATGAAGCTAAAAAAGGAACAAGAATAAGACATAAAATAGTAGATGGAAAGAAAGTAAGAATTTCTGTAGTATCAGGAAAAGAAATATAG
- the rplE gene encoding 50S ribosomal protein L5, which produces MADKYVPRLQKKYNEEIINNLVKELEIKNIMQVPRLEKIVVNMGIGEAVNNSKLIDSALKELAQITGQQPLPRSAKKSEAGFKLRQGQKIGVSVTLRKERMYEFLDRLISIALPRVRDFEGVSSKAFDGRGNYTLGIKEQIVFPEIEIDKVDKVLGLGITIVTSAKNDEEGRALLKAFGMPFVK; this is translated from the coding sequence ATGGCAGACAAATATGTTCCAAGATTACAAAAGAAATATAATGAAGAAATAATAAATAATTTAGTCAAGGAATTAGAAATAAAAAATATTATGCAAGTTCCAAGATTAGAAAAAATAGTAGTAAATATGGGAATAGGAGAAGCTGTTAATAATAGTAAACTTATAGATTCAGCATTAAAAGAATTAGCTCAAATAACAGGTCAACAACCTTTACCAAGAAGTGCTAAAAAATCTGAAGCAGGATTTAAATTAAGACAAGGTCAAAAAATAGGAGTTAGTGTTACTTTAAGAAAAGAAAGAATGTATGAATTTTTAGATAGACTAATCAGTATCGCATTACCAAGAGTTAGAGACTTTGAAGGTGTATCTTCAAAAGCATTCGATGGTAGAGGAAATTATACTTTAGGTATTAAAGAACAAATTGTTTTCCCTGAAATTGAAATTGATAAGGTAGATAAGGTTTTAGGTTTAGGAATTACTATAGTAACATCAGCTAAAAATGATGAAGAAGGAAGAGCATTACTAAAAGCATTTGGTATGCCATTCGTTAAGTAG
- the rplV gene encoding 50S ribosomal protein L22, producing MAAYAKLRYQRLSPQKARLVADIVRGKDALQALNILKFTNKKAAPLIEKTLRSAIANAEHNFGMNPDKLYISKILIDKGPVLKRMNPRAMGRADVIRKPLAHITVEVEERN from the coding sequence ATGGCAGCATATGCTAAATTACGTTACCAAAGACTAAGCCCACAAAAGGCAAGATTAGTTGCAGATATAGTAAGAGGTAAAGATGCATTACAAGCATTGAATATCTTAAAATTTACTAATAAAAAAGCGGCTCCATTAATTGAAAAAACATTAAGATCAGCAATTGCAAATGCTGAACATAATTTTGGAATGAATCCAGATAAGCTATATATATCAAAAATTTTAATTGATAAAGGACCAGTTTTAAAGAGAATGAATCCAAGAGCAATGGGAAGAGCAGATGTAATAAGAAAGCCGTTAGCACATATAACTGTAGAAGTTGAAGAAAGAAATTAA
- the rpsN gene encoding 30S ribosomal protein S14 produces the protein MAKVAMVQKNLRRAKTVDKYAKKRAELKERIKKGDREAILELQKLPRNASPTRLRNRCKINGRPRGYMREFGISRVMFRKLAGEASIPGITKSSW, from the coding sequence ATGGCTAAAGTAGCAATGGTACAAAAGAACTTAAGAAGAGCAAAAACTGTTGATAAATATGCTAAAAAGAGAGCAGAATTAAAAGAAAGAATTAAAAAAGGTGACAGAGAAGCTATACTTGAGTTACAAAAATTACCTAGAAATGCATCACCAACAAGATTAAGAAATAGATGTAAAATAAATGGAAGACCAAGAGGATATATGAGAGAATTTGGTATTTCAAGAGTTATGTTTAGAAAACTTGCTGGAGAAGCTTCAATACCAGGAATAACAAAATCAAGCTGGTAA
- the rpsH gene encoding 30S ribosomal protein S8, translated as MNLTDPIADMLTRIRNANAAKHASVSIPFSRIKESIANILKNEGYIVDYEIKEEGAIKDIVVTLKFVDGEEVVKGLRRISKPGRRVYSSVENLPKVLGGLGIAIVSTPKGVLTDKECRKHSVGGEILCYIW; from the coding sequence ATGAATTTAACAGATCCTATTGCAGATATGCTTACAAGAATTAGAAATGCAAATGCGGCTAAACACGCATCAGTTTCAATACCATTCTCAAGAATAAAAGAAAGCATTGCAAATATATTAAAAAATGAAGGATATATAGTAGATTACGAAATCAAAGAAGAAGGAGCAATTAAAGATATAGTTGTTACTTTAAAATTCGTTGATGGAGAAGAAGTTGTTAAAGGTTTAAGAAGAATATCTAAACCTGGAAGAAGAGTATATAGTTCAGTTGAAAATTTACCAAAAGTTTTAGGTGGATTAGGTATAGCTATAGTATCTACACCAAAAGGTGTATTAACTGATAAAGAATGCAGAAAGCACAGTGTTGGAGGAGAAATTCTTTGCTACATATGGTAG
- the rplD gene encoding 50S ribosomal protein L4: MAVLNVYKLDGSISGTVEVRDDLLSLTPNATVMHEVLTAELAEDRQGSASTKNRAEVSGGGKKPFRQKGTGRARQGSTRAPHMVGGGVVHGPKPRSYEKKINKKVRKLALKSALATRLQAGNVVIIDDYALEAPKTKTLIDFTKSLDILTNKKLFIVNDLSEDKDYYLYLSVRNIKDTELLLPGEISVYWLLKSEKLVITKEALSSLEEVLA, translated from the coding sequence ATGGCAGTTTTAAATGTATATAAATTAGATGGTTCTATTAGTGGAACTGTTGAAGTAAGAGATGACTTATTATCATTAACACCAAATGCAACAGTTATGCATGAAGTGTTAACAGCTGAACTTGCAGAGGATAGACAAGGGTCAGCAAGTACAAAGAATAGAGCTGAAGTTTCTGGTGGTGGAAAGAAACCATTTAGACAAAAAGGAACTGGTAGAGCAAGACAAGGATCAACAAGAGCACCACATATGGTAGGTGGAGGAGTTGTTCACGGGCCAAAACCAAGATCTTATGAAAAGAAAATAAATAAAAAAGTTAGAAAATTAGCGTTAAAATCAGCATTAGCAACTAGATTACAAGCTGGTAATGTTGTAATTATAGATGATTATGCACTAGAAGCACCTAAGACAAAGACTTTAATAGACTTTACAAAATCATTAGATATTTTAACAAATAAAAAATTATTCATAGTAAATGATTTATCAGAAGATAAAGATTACTACTTATACTTATCTGTTAGAAATATCAAAGATACAGAATTATTATTACCAGGTGAAATAAGTGTATATTGGTTATTAAAGAGTGAAAAATTAGTAATTACTAAGGAAGCACTTTCAAGCCTTGAGGAGGTGTTAGCATAA
- the rplW gene encoding 50S ribosomal protein L23, translating to MTIYDIIKKPILNTEKARDLMNTNEYVFVVDKKANKLQIKEAVEKLFSVKVVSVNTLNTKAKKARSRMTVYTIQGYKKAIVKLAEGEKIAAYEI from the coding sequence ATGACAATATATGATATTATAAAAAAACCAATATTAAATACAGAAAAAGCTAGAGATTTAATGAATACTAATGAATATGTATTTGTTGTAGACAAAAAAGCTAACAAGCTTCAAATAAAAGAAGCTGTAGAAAAATTATTCTCAGTAAAGGTTGTATCTGTAAATACATTGAATACAAAAGCAAAAAAAGCAAGATCAAGAATGACAGTATATACTATACAAGGATATAAGAAAGCTATAGTTAAATTAGCTGAAGGTGAAAAAATAGCTGCATATGAAATATAG
- the tuf gene encoding elongation factor Tu, whose protein sequence is MAKQKYERSKPHVNIGTIGHVDHGKTTTTAAISKVLAAKGLAQKVDFENIDQAPEERERGITINTAHIEYESETRHYAHVDCPGHADYVKNMITGAAQMDGAILVVSAADGPMPQTREHILLARQVGVPYIVVFLNKVDMVDDEELLELVEMEVRELLTEYGFPGDEIPVIKGSALKALEGDAKAEEQILELIKAVDDYIPTPNRPIDEPFLMPIEDVMTITGRGTVVTGRVERGVVKVGDEVEIVGIKPTSKTTVTGIEMFRKLLDQGQAGDNIGALLRGVKKEEVERGQVLAKPGTITPHTEFKGEIYVLTKEEGGRHTPFFTGYKPQFYFRTTDITGEVQLPEGVEMVMPGDNVSVEVKLIHPIAMEPGLRFAIREGGRTVASGVVAKIDK, encoded by the coding sequence ATGGCAAAACAAAAGTATGAAAGAAGTAAGCCCCATGTAAACATAGGGACAATAGGCCATGTAGACCATGGTAAGACAACAACAACAGCAGCAATATCAAAAGTATTAGCAGCAAAGGGACTAGCACAAAAGGTAGATTTTGAAAATATCGACCAAGCCCCAGAAGAAAGAGAAAGAGGAATAACAATCAACACTGCGCACATAGAATATGAATCAGAAACAAGACACTATGCACACGTAGACTGTCCAGGGCATGCTGACTATGTAAAGAACATGATAACAGGAGCAGCACAAATGGATGGAGCTATTCTAGTAGTATCAGCAGCAGATGGACCAATGCCACAAACAAGAGAACACATCTTGTTGGCAAGACAAGTAGGAGTACCTTACATAGTAGTATTCTTAAATAAAGTAGACATGGTTGATGATGAAGAATTACTAGAATTAGTAGAAATGGAAGTAAGAGAATTATTAACTGAATATGGATTCCCAGGAGATGAAATACCAGTAATAAAGGGATCAGCATTAAAAGCCTTAGAAGGAGATGCAAAAGCAGAAGAACAAATCTTAGAATTAATTAAGGCAGTAGATGACTACATTCCAACACCAAATAGACCAATAGATGAACCATTCTTGATGCCAATAGAAGATGTTATGACAATAACAGGAAGAGGAACAGTAGTAACAGGAAGAGTAGAAAGAGGAGTTGTAAAAGTTGGGGATGAAGTAGAAATAGTAGGAATCAAGCCAACATCAAAGACAACAGTAACAGGAATAGAAATGTTCAGAAAATTATTAGACCAAGGACAAGCAGGGGATAATATAGGAGCATTACTAAGAGGAGTTAAGAAAGAAGAAGTAGAAAGAGGACAAGTATTAGCAAAACCAGGAACAATAACACCACATACAGAATTCAAGGGAGAAATATATGTTCTAACAAAAGAAGAAGGTGGAAGACATACACCATTCTTCACAGGATACAAACCACAATTCTACTTTAGAACAACAGATATAACAGGAGAAGTACAATTACCAGAAGGAGTAGAAATGGTAATGCCTGGAGATAATGTATCAGTAGAAGTAAAATTAATACACCCAATTGCAATGGAACCAGGATTAAGATTTGCAATAAGAGAAGGTGGAAGAACAGTTGCTTCTGGAGTTGTTGCTAAAATTGATAAATAA